The Drosophila mauritiana strain mau12 chromosome 2R, ASM438214v1, whole genome shotgun sequence genome has a segment encoding these proteins:
- the LOC117136900 gene encoding 26S proteasome non-ATPase regulatory subunit 7 has product MPSQEVSVNKVIVHPLVLLSVVDHFNRMGKIGNQKRVVGVLLGCWRSKGVLDVSNSFAVPFDEDDKDKSVWFLDHDYLENMYGMFKKVNARERVVGWYHTGPKLHQNDIAINELVRRYCPNSVLVIIDAKPKDLGLPTEAYISVEEVHDDGSPTSKTFEHVPSEIGAEEAEEVGVEHLLRDIKDTTVGSLSQKITNQLMGLKGLNAQLRDIKQYLQRVGDSKMPINHQIVYQLQDIFNLLPDITNDQFTGTMYVKTNDQMLVVYLASMVRSIIALHNLINNKLANRDAEEGKSDSKEAKEKNKDSKDKDNKETKDKDGKKAEEKADKGKDEGGKGSRK; this is encoded by the exons ATGCCGTCGCAGGAGGTGAGCGTAAACAAAGTGATAGTGCATCCATTGGTTCTGCTGTCCGTGGTGGATCACTTCAACCGGATGGGAAAGATTGGCAACCAGAAGCGCGTGGTGGGAGTCCTTCTGGGCTGCTGGCGATCCAAGGGAGTGCTCGATGTGTCCAACAGCTTCGCAG TGCCCTTCGACGAGGATGACAAGGACAAGTCGGTGTGGTTCCTGGACCACGACTACCTTGAGAACATGTACGGCATGTTCAAGAAGGTGAACGCCAGGGAACGGGTCGTGGGCTGGTATCACACAGGTCCCAAGCTCCACCAAAACGACATAGCCATAAACGAGCTGGTCCGGCGCTATTGTCCCAATTCCGTGCTGGTCATCATCGACGCCAAGCCCAAGGATCTGGGCCTGCCCACAGAGGCGTACATATCGGTGGAGGAGGTCCATGACGACGGCTCTCCGACCAGCAAAACCTTCGAGCATGTGCCCAGCGAGATTGGCGccgaggaggcggaggaggtggGCGTGGAGCATCTGCTGCGTGACATCAAGGACACAACCGTGGGCAGCCTGTCGCAAAAGATCACCAACCAGCTCATGGGCCTCAAAGGCTTGAATGCCCAGCTGCGCGACATAAAGCAGTATCTGCAGCGCGTCGGCGACAGCAAGATGCCCATCAACCACCAGATTGTCTACCAGCTGCAGGACATCTTCAACCTGCTGCCCGACATAACCAATGACCAGTTCACGGGCACAATGTACGTGAAGACCAACGACCAGATGCTGGTCGTCTACCTGGCCTCCATGGTGCGCTCGATCATTGCCCTGCACAACCTGATCAACAACAAGCTGGCCAACCGCGACGCCGAGGAGGGCAAGAGCGACAGCAAGGAGGCCAAGGAGAAGAACAAGGATAGCAAGGATAAGGACAACAAGGAGACCAAGGACAAGGACGGCAAGAAGGCGGAAGAGAAGGCCGACAAGGGCAAGGACGAAGGCGGCAAGGGTTCGCGCAAATAG